From Actinomycetota bacterium, the proteins below share one genomic window:
- a CDS encoding response regulator produces the protein MLRPVLLAVDDEPAARSSIETELRKRYGADYEVICEGSGAAALGVLERVKARGGQVALVLADLWMPDMSGIELLTKVRVLDPAAKRALLTGWGDL, from the coding sequence ATGTTGCGACCGGTGTTGCTGGCGGTTGATGACGAGCCGGCTGCGCGCAGCAGCATCGAGACAGAGCTGCGCAAGCGCTATGGAGCCGACTACGAGGTGATCTGCGAAGGGTCGGGGGCGGCCGCGCTCGGGGTGCTGGAGCGGGTCAAGGCGCGAGGTGGGCAGGTGGCGCTGGTGCTGGCCGACCTGTGGATGCCGGACATGAGCGGGATCGAGCTGCTGACCAAGGTGCGCGTGCTGGACCCGGCGGCCAAGCGGGCGCTGTTGACCGGCTGGGGTGACCTG